The Pyrenophora tritici-repentis strain M4 chromosome 9, whole genome shotgun sequence sequence AAAACGAGACGCGTCACAATTGCCGCGGCTAGAGGTATGCCGAGGAAGACGGCAACGCTTGTGGCGACTGTTTCGTAGGAAACGGCTACCGTGCCCGTCTCGTGGCTGATGACCTTGATAAACAGAATGGCGAGAGGGGCGTAGAGTACCATTTGCAGAATCGAGTTCACTGCTACTAGGATAGCGCAATATTCTTCATCTCCACCGGCGAGCCCAGTCCAGATGAGCACCTGTATGGTAAATCAGTTGTTGTAAAGCATagtgtgtgtgtgtatgtgtgtgtgtgaaGAGAAGATTGGAACCAACATACCATAGCTATACACCTCGCCAGTCCTACTAGAATCAATCCCGTCCTGAGGTCACTCCTATCCGGCAAGAACGCCCACGCGAGACCAAGCTATACCACATTTAGTAAATATGAAAGGCCGGCTGGCAATCAGTGCAAACGTACCATCAACAACGGCGCAACAATCCAATTCACAACAACACTAAACCCAATCTGAATCCACAGGGCACGAGTCCGGAAAAGCCGATGCAACGTCTCGTACCTCACCTTGCACAGGATGGGATACATCATGACGAGCAGGCCAAGAGCAATGGGTACAGATACGCCGACGAATTTCCCTTTTTGCAGCGCAGGCCCGGTTTGTTCGACGAAATTGCCGAGCAGAACGCCGATGATCATGGCGAGGAGGATCCAGAGGGCGAGGAAACGGTCGAGCCAGCCTAGGCCTTTGATCACTGAGCCTGTGTTGACTGCTACCTGTTCTTTGAGTTGGAGGCGCTCGAGGTCAACATCTTtgtttggtgttgaaggTAAGGTAGGTGTAGCTTGCGTTTCTGGGCTCGGTGGTGTGGCCATGGCGGTTGGAGATATGCGTTAATGTGGGAGTTTGATGCGTTTGAACAAGATACGTAGCTAGGGAGTGGTGTATGTCACTCTGCGAGACAGCGTGGCAGTTACTGCTAAGTGACGGATGGCAACGCAGCAAATCTATGTTCAGACGGCTCCTGAAATTATACAATACTGGAGTAGGTATTGCACACATGTCGAACAAGAGCTTCAACTTTTATATCCCAAATGCTTTGTAGTAAGATTGTTTACCACAAGGTTCGAGCGCGAGATAGTGTTAGTTTGAGCCAATCACAGTTGGGCAGTGACTCACTGGGAACCATCTTGGCGCCAATGTGTAGGTGCGTAATGGAAGCGACTGCTTGCTAGACATGAGGACATTTGCTCAATTACTCTTGGGCAGTGCTTATCAACGGTGGATAGGCGCAAAGTCACTCTACGGCCTAGTAGAGCCGAGCCGTCTTCCGAGATTGCGAGCCTGTAATCTCGTAGTTGAGGACTACCTACGTAGTATGAATAAATCCACCATTATATACACGTTCAAGTCTTAAACCGGTTTATTAAGACGGTGAGTATATATGATTGTAACGGACTTAAGCATCTAACACTCGGTTGCGGCAATTCCAGGCACATACAGAGTCCTGTATGGCGTGCTCAAAACAGTTGGGTTGAATCATTTATCATTTAAACATTTGTACAGGACGGGTAATACAGCTTTTCGTCTTGAGTGACATGAATATATAACCTGTATATCGTTCCTCAATCTCAATCTTTGCTATAATAACATCTTGTCTGATTCTATAaaccccaaccccaaccccaacccccccccccaaaAAAAAAAAACAATCACAAAACCATCCTCCCCCTAACCCACTCCCCAAACCCGCCCTCAGCAACGCTCTTACTAAACGCCACCCAAAACGCCTGCTTCTCACTAACCGGCCTCGCACACCTCTCCACTAACGCCTTAACTTTAATCCCCCTCCTCGCTCTAACCTGCATAAACTGCTCCACCCACTCCAAATCCACGCCGCCACCCGCCTCAGGCACGCCGCCCAGCCACTCCTTCCTCATGCGCAGCATGGTGTCGAAGTCGAGGGGTCGCATGGGAGTAATAGCATCCCAGCCCACATCAGGTTTTCCAGCGATGATCTGGAGGGCGAGGGTGTGGAGGTGCATTGGGCGTGCTGTTACTTCCGCTGTGGAGGATTCGTCATCGTTGATGCCGGCGAGGAAATCACACATGCTTTTCCATTCTGCGCGGTCGAATTCTTTGGTGTAGGGCAGGGCTTTTTTGGTGAGGCTGAGGTGCCGGATTGCGGCGCGGCTGTGGGGGGTTAGGTCTGAGAGGAAGGGGACGATTGCTTCGATGCTCATGTGGAAGCTGAATGTGTATGTTGAGTAGAGGACTTTTGAGGCTTCGGCGTGGATTTGGCGGTTTAGGAGGAGCAGGGAGGGGATGGTTTGGCGGAGGTGCGCGGTGTAGGGGGAGAGGAGGACGCGGTAGGTTGTTGGTGTCGTGGTGGTTAGGAAGGGGCCTGGGTGGATGGTCAGCTTGGATATGTTTTGATGTTTGTTCGTGAATTCGTCGGTTGATGTTGTTTCTCTTTATGTCTTTTCTATCCTTCTCTCATGTCTGGAGGAAATATTTAAGACTCACCAGTTCTTATGTGATATGTGCTCCTCCGCCTCCACGTCTTGGGCCCTTGTGCTCCAAACCAGGGATCAATTGTCCGTACACTCAGCGTAAATGCATCGCTATTTGTGTCCTCAGAGTAATATGTGTGGTAATCTGGAAGTAAATTCGCAACCGACGTTCCGTTTCCAGTCGAAGGAGTCGTGGATGGAAAGAGAAGGTACTCGTATATTATGAGGCGGACCTCAAAAGGTAGGCGTAGCAACGGCGAGGCGGGAAGGCCATTATCGAGTTGAGAAGACATCATTTCGATTGTAGAGTGACTGTGAAAACGTCCTTGGGCTTTTGCGGATGTCGAAGACGGAGATTTGTACAGCGCATCCGCGTCTTTTGTGTAGTATGGACGGTTTTCCTCTTATATGGTAAGAAAAAGCAAAGGCCAGCTGAATATGTCGTCTGTGCTTTTCTTCCCTCCACTGAATCGTTCACAAAAGTCAAGCACTGGTTAGCGAAGGCTGACTATACGTGGTTTTAATGCGTATGCGCCCTTTTAAGACCTTCGTATGCAATCTTGCACAAACGGTCGCTCGTCGTATCCACCACAGTCGCCAGCAACAACACAATCCAAACCAAGAAGCAACGTCAATATCGAATGTAAAGTAGAAACAGAAAGAGCAGT is a genomic window containing:
- a CDS encoding Tymo-45kd-70kd multi-domain protein, which gives rise to MMSSQLDNGLPASPLLRLPFEVRLIIYEYLLFPSTTPSTGNGTSVANLLPDYHTYYSEDTNSDAFTLSVRTIDPWFGAQGPKTWRRRSTYHIRTGPFLTTTTPTTYRVLLSPYTAHLRQTIPSLLLLNRQIHAEASKVLYSTYTFSFHMSIEAIVPFLSDLTPHSRAAIRHLSLTKKALPYTKEFDRAEWKSMCDFLAGINDDESSTAEVTARPMHLHTLALQIIAGKPDVGWDAITPMRPLDFDTMLRMRKEWLGGVPEAGGGVDLEWVEQFMQVRARRGIKVKALVERCARPVSEKQAFWVAFSKSVAEGGFGEWVRGRMVL